GGGAAATCATTTGAAACTTTTTCCGGCGGGAGCCTAGAGGTTCCGTGATGGAGCGTGTTCGATGGATGACAGGGAACCACTGATCGACTACAACCAGTCCGGCCTCCTGGAGGCGAGAATCCTGGTCGTGGGAGTCGGAGGGGGCGGTTGCAACGCGGTCAACACCATGGTTCGGGAAAAGGTGGCCGGGGTGGAGTTTGTTGCGGTCAATACCGACCTGCAGGCCCTGAACCGTATCTCGGCGCAGAGAATTCAGATCGGAGGTCAGCTTTCCCGGGGGCTGGGGGCAGGCGCGAATCCGGAGGTCGGCCGCCGGGCGGCGATGGAAGATATTGAAAAAATCCGGTCGGTGGTGAAAGGGGCGGACATGGTCTTTGTGACCGCCGGAATGGGGGGGGAACCGGAACCGGCGCGGCACCCGTCATCTCCCAGGTGGCGATGGAGGCCGGAGCCCTGACTGTGGCCGTGGTCACCCGTCCGTTCGGCTTCGAAGGACCCAAGCGTGAAAGGAATGCCCTGGAAGGGCTCGAGGCCCTGAAAAAATCCACGGACACGCTGATCATCATCCCCAATGACCGCCTGCTTTCGGTGGTGGAAAAAAACGTGCCGATCACGGACGCGTTCAAGATGGCCGACGATATCCTGCGGCAGGGTGTCCAGGGGATCTCCGACATTATCACAAGGCCAGGCCTTATCAACCTCGACTTCGCAGACGTCAAGACAACGATGGCACGCATGGGTCGCGCCGTGATGGGAATCGGTATCGGGAGGGGCGAAGGGCGCGCAAGTGTCGCTGCCCGCCATGCCATCAATAGCCCCCTGCTGGAAGATGCTTCCATTCGTGGAGCGCGTGGCGTTCTGGTCAACTTTCATGGCGGATCCGACATGACCCTCCACGAGGTGATCGAAGCCTCCAAGCTGATCCAGGAAGAAGGGGACAAGGGGATCAACATGATCTTTGGAACAGTGGTCGAGGACGAACCCCGGGAAGAGATCCGGATCACGGTCATTGCAGCCGGATTCGATGCCGTTGATGAGCCGGAAGTCGAAGAGCCGCAGGAAGAGACTCTGGATCCCGACCAGATCCAGGAAATCCCGGCATATCTTCGTAAACAGAGAGCCACGCATGGAACGCCTTTGCCGCATTCGCTGGAGCGGTCCGCTTCCATGGGCGCCGAGCCCGGGGAAGAATTCGAACGACCGGCCATCTGGAGAAAACGGGGGGATTCCTGAGTGTTTTTGCACCATCCCCTTTTTTCTTCTCGCGGGATCGAGCATGGGTTTGGAACCCGGAACCCTTCGTCTGCCGGACAGGATGCCTGTTTTTTTCGTCAGGTGCATGGGACGAGTGTTCTTGAAACGTTTCCGGGAGGTGCCACAAAAGACAGACCCGAAGCGGACGGAGGATGGACGTCTTGTCCGGGCACGGCGGTGGCTGTCTGGACGGCCGATTGTGTTCCGGTTCTGATTTCCGACGAACAGGGGGAATTTGTGGCGGCGGTGCACGCCGGCTGGAGAGGGACAGTGCGGGGGATTCTTCCGGAAGCCATCCGGACGCTCCGGAGTGCCTCTGGTCAGGACAGCTCCCGGTTTTTCTCCGTCATCGGTCCGTCCATCAAATCCTGCTGCTACACGGTCGGAGAGGATGTCTGGTCCGAGGTCAGCCATGTCTGGCCTTCCTGGAAGCCGCGCAGGGAATCCTCCAATCTGGATCTCGCCGGCCTTCTTCGCCACCAGCTGTTTGAGGAAGGGTTTGGAAACGAACAGATAGGGGAAATTTCACTGTGTACGAGGTGTCATCCGGATCTGTTTTTTTCCCATCGCGGAATGGGTGAGAAACGCGCGGGCCGGAGCATGCTGAACTTCATCCGGAGAAAAGGCTAGCATCGGGATGGACGCCCGCATCGCAGTTTTTCGTGACCGATTCGACCG
The sequence above is drawn from the Leptospirillum ferriphilum ML-04 genome and encodes:
- the pgeF gene encoding peptidoglycan editing factor PgeF, encoding MFLHHPLFSSRGIEHGFGTRNPSSAGQDACFFRQVHGTSVLETFPGGATKDRPEADGGWTSCPGTAVAVWTADCVPVLISDEQGEFVAAVHAGWRGTVRGILPEAIRTLRSASGQDSSRFFSVIGPSIKSCCYTVGEDVWSEVSHVWPSWKPRRESSNLDLAGLLRHQLFEEGFGNEQIGEISLCTRCHPDLFFSHRGMGEKRAGRSMLNFIRRKG